In Streptomyces canus, one DNA window encodes the following:
- a CDS encoding sialidase family protein — MPSSRAGPRSFLTAVSTTAALLALPSPAEAQPPSAAPGFEQQILFRADRDPGYACFRIPAIVRTTGGTLLAFAEGRVLDCGDAGDIDIVLKRSTDGGRTWGPLQVVSEGAGDTHGNPAPVVDRGTGRVLLAETYNTGRTDSGNCRVPCDRVPHLQYSDDDGLTWSASRDLREEILPPRWNSWYATGPVHGIRLSHGPHAGRLVFGVNAETWDGSRVTAGHAALVVSDDGGEHWRIGATDSWPVAADGTFRQKPSEVTLTERTDGSVLVSGREQDGSDLGHRTQAVSLDGGDSFGSPFRALPDLYAPQVQCATLDLGERILLSCPGDPDRRRTMMIRSSYDGGRTWDTLDRGTVVTTDWSGYSDLVQVDEDTVGLLYEGGAVDARDEIRFVRFSEDRLTPRRGPDPTTPDLAPLAPRAAVLGGARVTAGVIGGALEFDGTDDAVRLPYREELPLGTKDFTASLWFRYTARTGEQPLLWMGGVGTGQPQVWLRGEPASGRVRGLITVRAGARTVRTAWVSTNGAYNDGRWHHLTLRRGGGRLTLFVDGSATAAPDVSGSVSRNSPFGVYIGQRVDGRAHFTGAIDDVRVRDRALTDEEITGSDAAAGDTVLWLPMDRVSDSR; from the coding sequence GTGCCGTCGAGTCGCGCAGGCCCGAGATCCTTTCTGACCGCCGTGTCCACCACCGCCGCGCTGCTCGCCCTGCCGAGCCCCGCTGAGGCCCAACCTCCTTCCGCCGCACCGGGGTTCGAGCAGCAGATCCTCTTCAGGGCGGATCGGGACCCCGGTTACGCCTGCTTCCGCATCCCGGCGATCGTCCGCACCACCGGCGGCACCCTTCTCGCGTTCGCCGAGGGCCGGGTCCTCGACTGCGGGGACGCCGGCGACATCGACATCGTCCTCAAGCGCTCCACGGACGGCGGCCGCACCTGGGGTCCGCTCCAGGTGGTCAGCGAGGGCGCGGGCGACACCCACGGCAACCCGGCCCCGGTCGTGGACCGCGGGACGGGCCGGGTCCTGCTGGCCGAGACGTACAACACGGGCCGTACGGACAGCGGGAATTGCCGGGTGCCCTGCGACCGCGTCCCGCACCTCCAGTACAGCGACGACGACGGCCTCACCTGGTCCGCGTCCCGCGACCTGCGCGAGGAGATCCTGCCCCCGCGGTGGAACTCCTGGTACGCCACGGGCCCCGTGCACGGCATCCGGCTCAGCCACGGACCCCACGCCGGGCGGCTGGTGTTCGGGGTCAACGCCGAGACGTGGGACGGCAGTCGGGTCACCGCCGGTCACGCGGCGCTCGTCGTGAGCGACGACGGCGGCGAGCACTGGAGGATCGGCGCCACCGACTCCTGGCCGGTCGCCGCCGACGGCACCTTCCGGCAGAAGCCCTCCGAGGTGACGCTCACCGAGCGCACCGACGGCTCCGTCCTCGTCAGCGGCCGCGAACAGGACGGCAGCGACCTCGGCCACCGCACCCAGGCCGTCAGCCTCGACGGCGGTGACAGCTTCGGCTCGCCGTTCCGGGCCCTCCCCGACCTGTACGCACCGCAGGTGCAGTGCGCCACCCTCGACCTCGGCGAGCGCATCCTGCTGTCCTGCCCGGGGGACCCCGACCGCCGCCGCACGATGATGATCCGCTCCTCCTACGACGGCGGCCGCACCTGGGACACCCTCGACCGCGGCACGGTCGTCACCACGGACTGGTCCGGCTACTCCGACCTGGTACAGGTCGACGAGGACACGGTGGGCCTGCTGTACGAGGGCGGGGCGGTCGACGCGCGCGACGAGATCCGCTTCGTCCGCTTCTCCGAGGACCGGCTGACCCCGCGCCGCGGCCCCGACCCGACCACCCCCGACCTCGCTCCCCTCGCCCCGCGCGCGGCGGTGCTCGGCGGCGCCCGCGTGACGGCCGGGGTCATCGGCGGAGCCCTGGAGTTCGACGGCACCGACGACGCCGTACGCCTGCCCTATCGCGAGGAACTCCCGCTCGGTACGAAGGACTTCACCGCCTCCCTGTGGTTCCGGTACACGGCCAGGACCGGTGAGCAGCCGCTGCTGTGGATGGGCGGTGTCGGCACGGGGCAGCCACAGGTCTGGCTGCGTGGCGAGCCCGCGAGCGGCCGGGTGCGCGGGCTGATCACCGTGCGGGCGGGCGCGCGGACCGTACGGACGGCGTGGGTGAGCACGAACGGCGCGTACAACGACGGGCGATGGCATCATCTGACCCTGCGCCGGGGCGGTGGCCGGCTCACGCTCTTCGTCGACGGTTCGGCGACCGCTGCTCCGGACGTGTCCGGCTCGGTCAGCCGCAACTCGCCGTTCGGCGTGTACATCGGGCAGCGCGTGGACGGCCGGGCGCACTTCACCGGCGCGATCGACGACGTCCGGGTCCGGGACCGGGCCCTGACCGACGAGGAGATCACCGGCTCGGACGCCGCCGCGGGGGACACCGTCCTGTGGCTGCCCATGGACCGGGTGAGCGACAGCCGCTAA
- a CDS encoding bile acid:sodium symporter family protein — protein sequence MPVDPYILLLLGTVGLAALVPARGTSADVASGASTAAIAFLFFLYGARLSTREALNGLKHWRLHVTVLACTFVIFPLLGLAARGLVPVFLTDPLYQGLLFLTLVPSTIQSSIAFTSMARGNVPAAICAGSFSSLVGIVVTPLLAAALLGSSGGFSADSLLEIVLQLLVPFVAGQVTRRWIGGFVTRHKKVLGLVDRGSILLVVYTAFSEGMVQGIWHQVSPLRLGGLLIVEGVLLALMLALTWYGSKALRFGREDRIAIQFAGSKKSLASGLPMASVLFGAHASLAVLPLMLFHQMQLMVCAVIAKRRSHDPVPEETAEVSASESAAASRTSVGTATRSG from the coding sequence ATGCCGGTCGACCCGTACATCCTGCTGTTGCTCGGCACGGTGGGCCTCGCGGCCCTCGTACCGGCACGCGGGACCTCCGCGGACGTGGCCTCCGGAGCCTCCACGGCGGCGATCGCCTTCCTCTTCTTCCTCTACGGCGCCCGCCTCTCCACGCGTGAGGCCCTGAACGGGCTCAAGCACTGGCGGCTGCACGTCACGGTGCTCGCCTGTACGTTCGTGATCTTCCCGCTGCTGGGCCTGGCCGCCCGCGGGCTCGTCCCGGTCTTCCTGACCGACCCGCTCTACCAGGGCCTGCTCTTCCTCACCCTGGTCCCCTCCACCATCCAGTCCTCGATCGCCTTCACCTCGATGGCCCGTGGAAACGTGCCCGCCGCGATCTGCGCCGGCTCCTTCTCCTCGCTGGTGGGCATCGTCGTCACGCCGCTCCTCGCGGCCGCCCTGCTGGGCAGCAGCGGGGGGTTCTCGGCCGACTCACTCCTGGAGATCGTGCTCCAGCTGCTCGTGCCGTTCGTGGCGGGGCAAGTGACGCGCCGCTGGATCGGTGGGTTCGTCACCCGGCACAAGAAGGTCCTCGGCCTCGTGGACCGCGGATCGATCCTGCTGGTCGTCTACACCGCGTTCAGCGAGGGCATGGTCCAGGGCATCTGGCACCAGGTGAGCCCGCTCAGGCTCGGCGGGCTGCTGATCGTCGAAGGCGTCCTGCTCGCCCTGATGCTCGCCCTGACCTGGTACGGCTCCAAGGCGCTCCGCTTCGGCCGCGAGGACCGCATCGCCATCCAGTTCGCGGGCTCCAAGAAGTCCCTCGCCTCCGGACTCCCCATGGCCAGCGTCCTGTTCGGCGCGCACGCCTCCCTCGCCGTGCTGCCGCTGATGCTCTTCCACCAGATGCAGCTGATGGTCTGCGCGGTGATCGCCAAGCGTCGCTCGCACGACCCCGTCCCGGAGGAGACCGCGGAGGTCAGCGCGTCGGAGTCAGCCGCAGCGTCACGAACCTCGGTCGGTACAGCGACACGTTCCGGTTGA
- a CDS encoding DUF4185 domain-containing protein: MPEAPRARQRTGIGVGLLLALVLGAVLITALPDGDGRDTGDCTPRTVGSWSADDRLTAEFARYGDDAGRGDDWTGGDGTHSVRLPDGRLLWLFSDTYLGQVYGPPNPFGESHAWRDTTAPLVRNSAVLMRGGRLETTLPAPLFPDPGPNQWRWPVAARVEPRSPGSDEQVVRVLLWVRTSGQYPWIYGVPTATEVATLSLPDLRVESITKVRDEQRVKDPSRRVLFGTTLVEDGEWTYVFGGDDGQAASRSASSAYVARVPEGGLAEPGAWEYWDGSAWTTGARPRPVLGDGRRTGVGSAFSVVRQDGTYVLFTMAAGTKGLAAVTSYWACSPTGPWHGPEKDFAPPLPSGQVAAYNPQAHLELSGRGRLVLSYDVNWLETAAASAQLNRNVSLYRPRFVTLRLTPTR; encoded by the coding sequence GTGCCCGAGGCCCCACGAGCACGACAGCGAACGGGCATCGGCGTCGGTCTGCTGCTGGCGCTGGTGCTCGGAGCCGTGCTGATCACCGCTCTTCCGGACGGAGACGGGCGGGACACCGGCGACTGCACACCGCGCACCGTCGGCTCCTGGTCGGCGGACGACCGGCTCACCGCCGAGTTCGCCCGCTACGGCGACGACGCCGGCCGCGGCGACGACTGGACCGGCGGCGACGGCACCCACTCGGTACGGCTGCCCGACGGCCGGCTGCTGTGGCTGTTCTCCGACACCTACCTCGGCCAGGTGTACGGCCCGCCGAACCCGTTCGGCGAGTCGCACGCCTGGCGCGACACCACCGCTCCCCTGGTGCGCAACTCGGCGGTGCTGATGCGCGGCGGCCGTCTGGAGACCACCCTCCCCGCGCCCCTGTTCCCGGACCCCGGCCCGAACCAGTGGCGCTGGCCGGTCGCGGCCCGCGTCGAACCCCGCTCCCCGGGCTCGGACGAACAGGTCGTCCGGGTCCTGCTGTGGGTGCGCACCTCCGGCCAGTACCCCTGGATCTACGGCGTCCCGACCGCCACCGAGGTCGCCACGCTCTCGCTGCCCGACCTGCGCGTCGAGTCGATCACGAAGGTTCGCGACGAGCAGCGGGTCAAGGACCCGTCCCGGCGGGTGCTGTTCGGCACGACGCTGGTCGAGGACGGCGAATGGACATACGTCTTCGGGGGTGACGACGGCCAGGCCGCGTCCCGTTCCGCGTCGTCGGCGTATGTGGCCCGGGTGCCGGAGGGCGGTCTCGCGGAGCCGGGCGCCTGGGAGTACTGGGACGGCTCGGCGTGGACGACCGGCGCCCGCCCGCGCCCGGTGCTCGGGGACGGACGGCGCACCGGCGTGGGCAGCGCCTTCTCCGTCGTACGGCAGGACGGGACGTACGTGCTGTTCACGATGGCGGCGGGGACCAAGGGGCTCGCCGCCGTGACCTCGTACTGGGCGTGCTCCCCCACCGGACCGTGGCACGGTCCGGAGAAGGACTTCGCCCCACCCCTGCCCTCGGGTCAGGTCGCCGCCTACAACCCGCAGGCGCACCTCGAACTCAGCGGCAGGGGGCGGCTGGTGCTCAGCTACGACGTCAACTGGCTGGAGACGGCGGCCGCTTCGGCGCAACTCAACCGGAACGTGTCGCTGTACCGACCGAGGTTCGTGACGCTGCGGCTGACTCCGACGCGCTGA